The following are encoded in a window of Flavobacterium psychrotrophum genomic DNA:
- the hisH gene encoding imidazole glycerol phosphate synthase subunit HisH, giving the protein MIAIIKYNAGNTASVENAVRRLDYNCVVTDDAIQLQGADKVIFPGVGHAAPAMAYLKDKGLDSLIKNLKQPVLGICLGMQLMCNYTEEGNTNGLGIFDTGVVKFPPEDKVPHMGWNTVEHLDNILFNGIALNTDLYFVHSYYAGLCDATVGVCQYIVPFSAALQKDNFYAVQFHPEKSGKTGEQFLKNFLQL; this is encoded by the coding sequence ATGATAGCCATTATTAAATACAATGCAGGCAATACCGCATCGGTAGAAAATGCAGTAAGGAGGTTGGATTACAACTGTGTAGTAACCGATGATGCGATACAGTTGCAGGGGGCAGATAAGGTTATATTTCCGGGTGTGGGTCATGCGGCTCCGGCTATGGCATACCTTAAAGATAAGGGGTTGGACAGCCTTATTAAAAACCTTAAGCAGCCGGTATTGGGTATTTGCCTGGGTATGCAGCTGATGTGCAACTATACTGAGGAGGGGAACACGAATGGCCTTGGTATTTTTGATACCGGGGTAGTTAAATTTCCTCCTGAAGACAAGGTACCGCACATGGGGTGGAACACGGTAGAACACCTTGATAATATATTGTTTAATGGTATTGCGTTGAATACCGACCTGTATTTTGTACACAGTTATTACGCAGGGCTTTGCGATGCTACAGTGGGCGTATGCCAATACATTGTGCCGTTTAGTGCCGCACTGCAAAAAGACAACTTTTATGCAGTGCAGTTTCACCCGGAAAAGTCAGGAAAAACAGGAGAACAATTCCTTAAAAACTTTTTGCAATTATGA
- the hisB gene encoding bifunctional histidinol-phosphatase/imidazoleglycerol-phosphate dehydratase HisB: MKKVLFIDRDGTLVIEPPTDLQLDSLEKLEFYPGVFSGLGKIVKELDYELVMVTNQDGLGTDSFPEDTFWPAQDKIVKAFENEGIRFSEIIVDRSFPHENLPTRKPGTGLLTHYLKGNYDLANSFVIGDRATDVQLAVNLGSQSIFIGDDCKGATICTKSWEEIYSYLKQIPRTGTVVRKTNETNIAVTVNLDNNSNSSISTGLAFFDHMLDQLSRHGGIGLDIQVDGDLEVDEHHTIEDTALALGEAFLKALGSKKGIERYGFLLPMDDCLSQVAIDFGGRPWLVWDADFKREKIGEMPTEMFLHFFKSFSDTAKCNLNIKSEGTNEHHKIESIFKAFAKAIKMAVKQTDNYAIPSTKGTL, encoded by the coding sequence ATGAAAAAAGTATTGTTTATAGACCGCGATGGTACATTGGTTATAGAACCGCCCACAGACCTGCAACTGGACAGTCTGGAAAAACTGGAGTTTTATCCCGGTGTGTTTTCAGGACTTGGAAAAATAGTAAAAGAACTGGATTATGAGCTCGTTATGGTAACCAACCAGGACGGGTTGGGAACTGATTCTTTTCCTGAAGATACCTTTTGGCCTGCCCAGGACAAAATAGTAAAAGCTTTTGAAAACGAAGGCATCCGCTTTTCTGAAATAATTGTTGACCGCAGCTTTCCACATGAGAATTTGCCAACTCGAAAACCAGGAACCGGCCTGCTTACGCACTACCTTAAAGGTAATTATGATCTTGCCAACAGCTTTGTAATAGGCGACCGTGCTACCGATGTGCAGCTGGCGGTGAACCTGGGCAGTCAGTCGATATTTATTGGCGATGATTGTAAAGGGGCGACGATATGTACCAAAAGTTGGGAAGAAATTTACAGCTACCTGAAACAAATTCCGCGTACCGGTACCGTAGTTCGAAAAACGAATGAAACCAATATTGCTGTTACCGTCAACCTTGACAATAACAGTAACAGCAGCATAAGCACCGGGCTGGCATTTTTTGACCACATGCTCGATCAACTTTCCCGCCACGGGGGCATTGGTCTTGACATTCAGGTTGATGGCGACCTTGAGGTAGACGAGCACCATACTATTGAAGATACGGCATTGGCACTGGGCGAGGCTTTCTTAAAAGCATTAGGCAGTAAAAAAGGCATAGAGCGTTACGGCTTTTTATTGCCTATGGACGACTGCCTTTCTCAGGTGGCTATCGACTTTGGCGGAAGGCCATGGTTGGTATGGGATGCCGATTTTAAGCGTGAAAAAATAGGGGAGATGCCTACCGAGATGTTCCTGCACTTTTTTAAATCGTTTAGCGATACGGCTAAATGCAACCTGAATATAAAATCTGAAGGCACAAACGAGCACCACAAGATAGAGTCGATTTTTAAGGCATTTGCCAAAGCCATAAAAATGGCGGTAAAACAAACCGATAATTATGCAATACCCAGCACAAAAGGCACATTATGA
- the hisIE gene encoding bifunctional phosphoribosyl-AMP cyclohydrolase/phosphoribosyl-ATP diphosphatase HisIE has translation MNPDFNKTNGLLPAIIQDAISQQVLMLGYMNEEALEKTKADGRVTFFSRSKNRLWTKGETSGNYLKVQEIKMDCDNDTLLISALPLGPVCHTGTQSCFGETDAKGFLYKLEQTIADRITADDPDSYVSTLLKRGINKVAQKVGEEAVELVIEAKDNNDDLFKNEAADLLFHFLMLLKAKGFGLEDIEKVLAARQK, from the coding sequence ATGAACCCTGATTTTAATAAAACAAACGGATTGCTACCCGCTATAATACAGGATGCAATTTCGCAACAGGTGCTGATGCTTGGCTACATGAACGAAGAGGCTTTAGAAAAAACTAAAGCCGATGGCCGGGTTACGTTCTTTAGCCGCAGTAAAAACAGGCTTTGGACAAAAGGAGAAACATCTGGTAATTACCTGAAAGTACAAGAAATTAAAATGGACTGCGATAACGATACGCTGCTTATTTCTGCGCTACCACTGGGTCCGGTGTGCCATACAGGTACGCAAAGCTGTTTTGGTGAAACCGATGCAAAGGGCTTTTTGTACAAATTAGAACAAACCATTGCCGACAGGATTACCGCTGATGATCCTGACTCTTATGTGAGTACATTATTAAAGAGAGGAATCAATAAAGTGGCCCAAAAAGTGGGTGAGGAGGCTGTAGAGTTGGTTATTGAAGCAAAAGATAATAATGATGATTTGTTTAAAAATGAAGCTGCAGATTTGCTCTTCCACTTCCTTATGCTGTTAAAGGCTAAAGGTTTTGGACTGGAAGATATTGAAAAGGTATTGGCAGCACGCCAAAAGTAA
- the hisF gene encoding imidazole glycerol phosphate synthase subunit HisF, protein MLKKRIIPCLDIKDGRVVKGVNFLGLADAGDPVALAARYAAEGADELVFLDIAATIEKRKTLSALVTQVAATINIPFTVGGGINTAADAEYLVRSGADKVSVNSSAVKNPKLISEISNNLGCQAVVVAIDAKKVDNAWEVFINGGNTATGVLVTDWAKQAEQLGAGEILLTSMDKDGTKSGFAVELLNQVCAVTSLPVIASGGAGSKEHFRDVFTHTGVGAALAASLFHYGELGIQELKDYLKQQNIPIR, encoded by the coding sequence ATGCTAAAGAAACGTATTATACCCTGCCTTGATATTAAAGATGGGCGCGTAGTTAAAGGAGTCAACTTTCTGGGACTTGCCGATGCAGGCGACCCGGTAGCACTCGCTGCCCGATATGCTGCTGAGGGTGCCGACGAACTGGTGTTCCTGGATATTGCCGCGACTATTGAAAAACGTAAAACCCTTTCAGCACTTGTAACCCAGGTGGCTGCTACCATAAATATACCTTTTACCGTGGGGGGAGGTATTAACACTGCAGCCGATGCAGAATACCTGGTGCGCAGCGGTGCTGATAAGGTAAGTGTTAATTCGTCGGCTGTTAAGAACCCGAAACTGATAAGTGAAATTAGTAATAATCTGGGCTGCCAGGCGGTAGTTGTTGCTATAGATGCTAAAAAGGTAGACAACGCCTGGGAGGTATTTATTAACGGCGGCAACACAGCTACGGGCGTACTTGTAACCGACTGGGCTAAGCAGGCTGAGCAGTTGGGCGCGGGAGAAATACTACTTACATCTATGGATAAAGACGGTACTAAAAGCGGTTTTGCAGTTGAATTGCTTAACCAGGTTTGTGCGGTTACAAGCCTGCCGGTAATAGCATCGGGTGGCGCAGGCAGCAAAGAGCATTTTAGAGACGTCTTTACCCATACCGGCGTTGGGGCTGCCTTGGCGGCAAGCCTTTTTCATTATGGTGAGCTGGGCATACAGGAACTTAAAGATTATTTAAAACAACAAAACATACCCATACGATGA
- the hisA gene encoding 1-(5-phosphoribosyl)-5-[(5-phosphoribosylamino)methylideneamino]imidazole-4-carboxamide isomerase, whose product MKIIPAIDIINGQCVRLTQGDYAQQKTYNSDPLAVARTFEDAGLKYLHLVDLDGAKGGRIINQKVLEAIATKTSLIVDFGGGIKTDADIALAFDCGAQQVTVGSIAVKNAEKVGQWLEKYGPEKIILGADCKDRKIAVSGWQEESKRDVIEFIKDYNAKGIIDVVCTDISKDGMLAGPSFELYKEIIAKAAVNLIASGGVTTIDDIVALKAMGCTGAIIGKAIYEGTITLKQLKDLC is encoded by the coding sequence ATGAAGATCATCCCAGCCATAGATATTATAAACGGGCAATGCGTGCGCCTTACACAAGGCGACTATGCCCAACAAAAAACATACAACAGCGACCCACTAGCTGTAGCCAGAACATTTGAAGATGCCGGGTTAAAATATTTGCATCTTGTAGACCTGGATGGCGCTAAGGGCGGACGAATTATTAACCAAAAGGTACTTGAAGCCATTGCAACCAAAACAAGCCTGATAGTAGATTTTGGCGGTGGTATTAAAACGGATGCCGATATTGCCTTAGCATTTGATTGTGGCGCGCAGCAGGTTACGGTAGGCAGCATTGCGGTGAAAAATGCTGAAAAGGTAGGGCAATGGCTTGAAAAATACGGGCCTGAAAAGATTATCCTGGGTGCCGATTGTAAAGACCGAAAAATAGCTGTTAGCGGATGGCAGGAGGAGAGTAAGCGGGATGTAATTGAGTTTATAAAAGATTATAATGCGAAAGGCATTATTGATGTGGTGTGTACCGATATTAGTAAAGACGGTATGCTTGCCGGGCCATCGTTTGAACTATATAAAGAGATCATAGCTAAAGCTGCTGTCAACCTCATTGCCAGTGGCGGCGTAACCACCATTGACGATATTGTTGCCCTTAAAGCTATGGGATGTACAGGTGCTATAATTGGCAAAGCTATTTATGAGGGTACCATTACCTTAAAACAACTGAAAGACCTATGCTAA